ACAGCCACGACCCAGTGGTTAGTCGATGCCGGAACGCGCATGAATGAACTAGACCCACTACCGAATCTAGCACTCCTTGAAACGCAACAGGCCAAGATTGACGCCATCTTCATCACGCACGCTCACCAAGACCATATCGGTGCATTACCTCTGATCTCCAGTATGTTTCCGACAGCTCCCGTCTATATGACGCAAGCCACGCTAGCGATCAGCAAAGTGATGCTAGCTGATGCGTTACACCTGAGTCGTCAGGATGGACATGCTAAGGTGTTCACCGAAGACCAATTGGATCAGCTCTGGCCACGGATTCACGTCATGGGACAGGATAAAGTGTTGAGCTGGCAGGGGATTCGCGTATCAACCTATAGCGCTGGTCATATCTTAGGGGCTGTGGCCATTGGGTTTGAGACCAACGACGAGGGGAGTGTCCTCTTTACAGGAGACTATTCTGTTGCACCTGGACGTCTCATCGGGGGCCTGCGCATACCACACGGCACGCGCTATGATGCGGTCATCTCGGAATCCACCTACGGCTCACGCTTACATGAGAATCGAGCACAACAAGAAAAAGCACTGGCACAGCAAGTGTCTGACGTGATTCAACAGGGTGGTTTTGTCCTCATTCCTGCCTTTGCCGTGGGACGCGCACAAGAAGTGTTGATGATCTTGCAAAACGCCATGCGCTACAACAAAGAGATCAAGCCGTTCCCGATTGTCGTCGATGGTCTTGTGCGTTCCATTTGTCCCATCTATGAGTCGTATCCCCACTTGCTACAAGGACCTGCCAAGCGGTTGATTCATACAAAGGGCAGACTGTTCTCTCCAGAAGATATCTTTTTTGTGAAAACGGCTGAACAACGTCAATCCGTGGTGCAACAAGGAAAACCTTGCTGTGTCATCAGTTCATCGGGGATGCTTTCAGGCGGTCCTGCGATTTTTTACGCACATGCACTCGTTGGCGATGCCAAGAATGCCGTCTTGTTAACCGGGTATCAAGATGAAGAATCCCCTGGACGCTTATTGCTCACCATGGCCAAAGAATCGCCTGAAGAGAGACGATGGATCTTACCGGATCGCGTCGTGCCCGTACGCGCTAAAGTAGGACTCTATGCCCTCTCTGCCCATGCCGACCGTAGAGAACTTGCCCAAGTGGTTGCCCACGTGCGCCCCCACGCCGTATGGCTTGTCCATGGGGATGAGGAGGCGAAAGCTGGACTGACACGCGAGTTGCGCTCCTATCTACCCTCCGCTCACGTCCATGCCGCCGTGGTAGGCGAATCTTTCAACGTACCGGTTCGCGAACCTGCACACATCGTGCTCCCGCAAACCGAAGAGCCGATTCGCGCCACATCGTGGAAGGGACAAGTTCTCGCCTTCAAGGAGAACGACGTGCTTCTTCTTGGCTATTGCACCCAACAAGCGGGTGGAACCTGCCACGTGACCTTACAAGATGGCACCACCAAGCGCATCCCTGTGGACTTTGTCAAAGAACCGCTAGGGCGTGTTCCTGCAGGGGAATCCCCCAACGAGTATATGGTAGGACTGATCGCTGCTGCCAAAGCCTGTATCGAGGATGGCCGTTATTTTGGGTACCGATCGGCTGAGCGTTTAGGGTATCTGATTGCAGAACAAGGGGGCCTCTTGCCTCCAGCTGATCCCTATGGTAAGGATGAGGTCATGGACAAGTTAGAACCCTATGGGTGGAGAAAGACGGAAGCCATGCCACTCACACAGGTGTTTCGCGTGTTTGTTGCGTTTCCCTGGGCGATTCCTGATGCATTGAAAGCGGAGATCGAAGGAAAAGAAGTCCATGGGTGGCGGTATCAGATCGAGCCACAAGTCTATCCACCTGCATTGCAAAAAGAAATAGAAAAACTGGCACACCGTTATGAGTTTCGGATACAACCACCCAAAGTGTTTACTCAGGAGCAACGCATCCTTGTACCGATCACGTCTGACCATCCAACACTCGATACCCAGCTGATCGCCGATCAGTTGCAACAGGTCGTCGGGGGAAAGGTCCACGTCATGCGTGCCGATGATCATGAACAAGGGTCGCGTTTGGAACAAAATGAAGCGATGCGTCGTATTCGCGAGATCATGCCGGATTCATTGGGCGTCTACAAAATTGGTGCGGATACCGCTCAGGGGATCATCAAGGTGTCTGTATACTTCCCTGATGCCGTGGTCGCAACCGATGGTGCGAAACAAGTAGCCGCCGAAGCACAAAAGGAAACCGGTTGGCGTGTGGCATGGGCAACGCATACTCACATGGAACAGCTAGCCGCAGCCGCGATTCGTTGGATCGAAAGTACGTCGAGCCACGTGGTGGGTTCACCTGCCATCTATCAGGATCGAAACGTGGTGAAAGTGAAGATGACCCAGCCTCTCTCTGATGAGGAGAAAGCCATCATCTGCCCATCGTTTCATCAACAGACGGGCTGGACGTTGCAATTCGCAGGAGATCACCACGCAGACGAGGCGGTAGTGACACCGATGCAAAACGGTACTCCTCGAACGGAGATCAACCAAGCTCTACGCACGATTGAGGAGATGTGTACCCGTCGTGGCGTGACGTTGTATAAAAAATCTCTTAAAAACAATCGCATTGAACTGGCCTTTATTACGCCAGAGTGGGGCCACACGCAAAGTGCAATGATCGAAGAACTCCGTCACGTGACAGGGTGGGAGATTGTCGTATCGGATAAGGTGCAACAACAAGCGTTGATACGTTTAGCTGAACAGATCACTCCTGGTGTGATCAAGACACCCAGTGTGTACCTTG
This Sulfoacidibacillus ferrooxidans DNA region includes the following protein-coding sequences:
- a CDS encoding MBL fold metallo-hydrolase — protein: MDITMLGGAEIGATCIWFRTATTQWLVDAGTRMNELDPLPNLALLETQQAKIDAIFITHAHQDHIGALPLISSMFPTAPVYMTQATLAISKVMLADALHLSRQDGHAKVFTEDQLDQLWPRIHVMGQDKVLSWQGIRVSTYSAGHILGAVAIGFETNDEGSVLFTGDYSVAPGRLIGGLRIPHGTRYDAVISESTYGSRLHENRAQQEKALAQQVSDVIQQGGFVLIPAFAVGRAQEVLMILQNAMRYNKEIKPFPIVVDGLVRSICPIYESYPHLLQGPAKRLIHTKGRLFSPEDIFFVKTAEQRQSVVQQGKPCCVISSSGMLSGGPAIFYAHALVGDAKNAVLLTGYQDEESPGRLLLTMAKESPEERRWILPDRVVPVRAKVGLYALSAHADRRELAQVVAHVRPHAVWLVHGDEEAKAGLTRELRSYLPSAHVHAAVVGESFNVPVREPAHIVLPQTEEPIRATSWKGQVLAFKENDVLLLGYCTQQAGGTCHVTLQDGTTKRIPVDFVKEPLGRVPAGESPNEYMVGLIAAAKACIEDGRYFGYRSAERLGYLIAEQGGLLPPADPYGKDEVMDKLEPYGWRKTEAMPLTQVFRVFVAFPWAIPDALKAEIEGKEVHGWRYQIEPQVYPPALQKEIEKLAHRYEFRIQPPKVFTQEQRILVPITSDHPTLDTQLIADQLQQVVGGKVHVMRADDHEQGSRLEQNEAMRRIREIMPDSLGVYKIGADTAQGIIKVSVYFPDAVVATDGAKQVAAEAQKETGWRVAWATHTHMEQLAAAAIRWIESTSSHVVGSPAIYQDRNVVKVKMTQPLSDEEKAIICPSFHQQTGWTLQFAGDHHADEAVVTPMQNGTPRTEINQALRTIEEMCTRRGVTLYKKSLKNNRIELAFITPEWGHTQSAMIEELRHVTGWEIVVSDKVQQQALIRLAEQITPGVIKTPSVYL